Proteins encoded together in one Miscanthus floridulus cultivar M001 chromosome 16, ASM1932011v1, whole genome shotgun sequence window:
- the LOC136513822 gene encoding pentatricopeptide repeat-containing protein At4g01030, mitochondrial-like — protein MAAQAISLSLPTPPTHHHHHAKPPPQPLHHAHSPPPHLLLKGGSLAEALRGVDSFRDGRLLVSLLRQCAELLHGDEDTERVSAARRVAPQLHSLAVRAGHARDPRVACALADLLVRLGRGASARRLLQEATAAEEEEGDDDDDAVLWNKRVAMLAEAEEWGEAIAAFGEMRARGVAPDGYACARALHACGRAGAPRGGQAVHAHAAKAGHVAAHPLVPGFLAGMYAESADVGAARRVLETEDAPPVAWNVVVVCCARLGLVDDALDLAQRMARSGRLDLEPSLATWNAVLSGCARHGRVMEAFGVVRSMLDQGLRPDSSSMSSLLKSVASLGLLAHGMEAHCFFLRHQLEPDVYTGTAFVDMYAKCGCLEYAQKVFDTLELRNITTWNSLVAGYANAGQFNHALDLVEEMKRNRLDPDVTTWNGLINGYSMNGLSSQAVLLLRQIKAIGLTPNVVSWTSLISGSCHNGDYEDSFYFFNEMQKDHVQPSVVTMSVLLRACAGLALLKKGKELHCFALRRAYDHDMVVGTALIDMYSKSGNLASAKRIFERIQENNLVSCNAMLTGLAAHGQGREAIVLFHDMCDSGLKPDSITFTALLTACRSMELITEGWGYFDSMESRYGVTPTVENYACMVDLLARCGYLDEAMDFINKSPFKSAASLWGALLTGCGVHGNLALAEAAARKLFKLEPYNSANYLQMVNLYEHEQMFDEAESLKYAMKARALDTRPGWSWIQIEQSIHVFEVEGKPHPDTAEIYEELNRLVFQIRKAGYVPDTSCIVYNVPEEEKEKLLLSHTEKLAITYGLIHSDASRVPIRVIKNTRMCNDCHEVAKHISALCDRQIILRDADRFHHFTDGKCSCNDCS, from the coding sequence ATGGCCGCGCAAGCCATCTCCCTCTCGCTCCCGACGCCGcccacccaccaccaccaccatgccaaaCCTCCACCCCAGCCGCTCCACCACGCCCACTCCCCTCCGCCTCACCTCCTCCTCAAAGGCGGCTCGCTCGCCGAGGCGCTGCGAGGCGTGGACTCCTTCCGCGACGGGCGGCTCCTGGTCTCCCTCCTGCGGCAGTGCGCGGAGCTCCTCCACGGTGACGAGGACACCGAGCGCGTCTCCGCGGCGCGTCGCGTCGCGCCGCAGCTGCATTCTCTGGCCGTCCGCGCGGGCCACGCGCGGGACCCGCGTGTCGCGTGCGCGCTCGCCGACCTCCTCGTGCGCCTGGGCCGCGGGGCCTCGGCCCGGCGCCTGCTCCAGGAGGCGacagcggcggaggaggaggagggcgacgacgacgatgacgcggTGCTGTGGAACAAGCGCGTCGCCATGCTCGCCGAGGCGGAGGAGTGGGGCGAGGCGATCGCCGCGTTCGGGGAGATGCGTGCGCGCGGGGTGGCTCCCGACGGGTACGCGTGCGCGCGGGCGCTCCACGCGTGCGGCCGCGCGGGGGCGCCGCGCGGGGGGCAAGCCGTGCACGCGCACGCCGCCAAGGCGGGCCACGTCGCCGCGCACCCGCTTGTGCCGGGCTTCCTCGCCGGCATGTACGCCGAGAGCGCGGACGTGGGCGCTGCCAGGCGGGTGCTCGAGACGGAGGACGCGCCGCCCGTCGCGTGGAACGTCGTCGTCGTCTGCTGCGCGCGCCTCGGGCTCGTGGACGACGCGCTGGACCTCGCGCAGCGCATGGCGAGGTCGGGCCGGCTCGACCTCGAGCCCAGCCTCGCGACGTGGAATGCCGTGCTGTCCGGCTGCGCGCGGCATGGGCGCGTCATGGAAGCGTTCGGCGTTGTTCGGAGCATGCTGGATCAGGGGCTGCGACCGGACTCCAGCTCCATGTCGAGCCTGCTCAAGTCTGTGGCCAgcttggggctgcttgcccatggcATGGAAGCCCATTGCTTCTTCCTCAGGCACCAGCTCGAGCCGGACGTGTACACTGGGACGGCGTTCGTTGACATGTACGCCAAGTGCGGCTGCCTCGAATATGCCCAGAAGGTGTTCGACACGCTGGAGCTTAGGAACATCACCACATGGAACTCACTGGTTGCAGGGTACGCGAACGCTGGTCAGTTTAACCATGCACTGGACCTTGTGGAGGAGATGAAGAGGAACAGGCTTGATCCTGATGTAACCACTTGGAACGGGCTGATCAATGGTTATTCGATGAACGGTCTGAGTTCACAGGCTGTGCTGCTGCTCCGGCAGATCAAGGCGATTGGTTTGACACCCAATGTGGTTTCTTGGACTTCGCTGATCTCTGGGAGCTGCCATAATGGAGACTATGAAGATTCCTTCTACTTCTTCAATGAGATGCAGAAGGACCATGTCCAGCCCAGCGTGGTTACCATGTCGGTCTTGCTGAGGGCTTGCGCAGGGCTTGCTTTGCTGAAGAAAGGGAAGGAGCTGCATTGTTTTGCTCTGCGAAGAGCGTATGATCATGACATGGTTGTTGGAACAGCACTAATTGACATGTATTCAAAGTCGGGAAACCTGGCAAGTGCAAAGCGGATATTCGAAAGGATTCAGGAGAATAATTTGGTGTCTTGCAATGCGATGCTCACTGGACTGGCAGCCCATGGGCAGGGCCGCGAGGCAATAGTGCTGTTCCACGACATGTGCGATTCAGGACTGAAGCCAGACAGTATAACCTTCACAGCACTGCTTACCGCTTGCAGATCCATGGAGTTGATTACTGAAGGGTGGGGGTATTTCGATAGCATGGAAAGCAGATATGGCGTGACACCAACAGTTGAGAACTATGCCTGCATGGTTGACCTGTTGGCAAGGTGCGGTTACCTCGATGAAGCAATGGACTTCATCAATAAGTCACCATTCAAGTCAGCAGCTAGCTTATGGGGAGCCCTTCTAACCGGTTGTGGAGTACATGGAAACCTTGCTCTTGCCGAGGCAGCTGCAAGGAAATTGTTCAAACTAGAGCCTTACAATTCAGCCAACTACTTGCAGATGGTGAACTTGTACGAACATGAACAGATGTTTGATGAAGCTGAGAGCCTCAAGTatgcaatgaaagcaagagcactGGATACTCGACCTGGGTGGAGCTGGATACAGATTGAGCAAAGTATCCATGTATTTGAAGTCGAGGGGAAGCCACATCCAGATACTGCAGAGATATATGAAGAACTGAATCGTTTGGTTTTTCAGATCAGAAAGGCAGGATATGTGCCAGACACTAGCTGCATAGTGTATAACGTTccagaagaagagaaggagaagctgctgctgagcCATACTGAGAAGCTAGCTATCACTTATGGGTTGATCCATTCAGACGCAAGCAGGGTGCCCATCAGGGTGATCAAGAACACCAGGATGTGCAATGACTGCCATGAGGTGGCCAAGCATATCTCTGCTCTATGCGACCGGCAAATTATTCTTCGAGATGCCGATAGGTTTCACCATTTTACAGATGGGAAATGCTCTTGCAATGATTGCTCGTAA
- the LOC136509959 gene encoding uncharacterized protein: protein MVKLATAREARLYGPALAARRWEYINAGVYVFAALLLVLAAGVVLAAAALSASAARAGLAVAAVALAAAAAVNAHDLAAHLAGVDCRVGLARYDAQLGLVEFLVPAMHAAGCALAVVGLALLVSHSQHLKGKGAAGHGRREAHAAIMLLVAALLWVLGSVLNSCQVYERADGRAQLLQSSVQVPQLLGSLLFLVAAALNLRVVSGTGSGGDEPAWLFLAGSVLWLAAALLNVLKVITMHQSDALRLEKLRGGAQEWLSRDREGRVPLNWEEAARRRALPTELR, encoded by the coding sequence ATGGTGAAGCTGGCGACGGCAAGGGAGGCGCGGCTGTACGGGCCGGCGCTGGCGGCGCGGCGGTGGGAGTACATCAACGCGGGGGTGTACGTGTTCGCGGCGCTGCTCCTGGTCCTAGCGGCGGGCGTcgtcctcgcggcggcggcgctgtcCGCGTCCGCTGCCAGGGCGGGACTCGCCGTGGCCGCCGTGGCGCTGGCGGCCGCCGCGGCCGTCAATGCTCACGACCTCGCAGCGCACCTAGCCGGCGTCGACTGCCGCGTGGGGCTGGCGAGGTACGACGCCCAGCTCGGCCTCGTGGAGTTCCTCGTGCCGGCCATGCACGCGGCCGGCTGCGCGCTCGCCGTCGTCGGCCTGGCGCTGCTGGTCTCCCACTCCCAGCACCTGAAGGGGAAGGGCGCGGCAGGGCACGGGAGACGGGAGGCGCACGCGGCGATCATGCTGCTCGTCGCGGCGCTGCTGTGGGTGCTGGGCTCGGTGCTCAACTCCTGCCAGGTGTACGAGCGCGCCGACGGCCGCGCGCAGCTGCTGCAGTCGAGCGTGCAGGTGCCTCAGCTCCTGGGGAGCCTGCTGTTCCTGGTCGCCGCGGCGCTGAACCTCCGCGTCGTATCCGGCaccggcagcggcggcgatgAGCCGGCGTGGCTGTTCCTGGCGGGGAGCGTGCTGTggctggcggcggcgctgctcaacGTGCTCAAGGTCATCACCATGCACCAAAGCGACGCGCTGCGGCTGGAGAAGCTCCGCGGTGGGGCGCAGGAGTGGCTCAGCCGCGACCGCGAGGGTCGCGTCCCACTCAACTGGGAGGAGGCCGCCAGGAGGCGGGCGCTGCCCACCGAGCTCCGGTGA